The proteins below come from a single Cinclus cinclus chromosome 23, bCinCin1.1, whole genome shotgun sequence genomic window:
- the CROCC gene encoding LOW QUALITY PROTEIN: rootletin (The sequence of the model RefSeq protein was modified relative to this genomic sequence to represent the inferred CDS: substituted 1 base at 1 genomic stop codon): MGPSRCRDLQEEEGPRSRRHSGRGRGFRANPDPASASRGQAPSPNRPKSREKGLGDEEAAAKGCPGLGRCSRDXGGVTASPPAGGEENRILQQELSRVEDLLAQSRAERDELAIKYNALSERLEQSLQLEPEEAAESRSLAQHNIELRRLLEEEQAAYKRKLQAYQEGQQRQAQLVQKLQAKVLQYKKKCGEVEQQLLEKATELEQERLTIQLDASGSQPEEESSNELENALIRLEEEQQRSSSLVQVNSMLREQLEQANVANAALSEDIRKLTADWARARDELEQREAQWRREEESFNTYFSNEHSRLLTLWRQLVAFRRHFGDMKATTERDLAELGHEVSQTGRAAHAACLHLAANLRLAESQAGAARERQELRLEQLEEQLAARARDADLEKATLAARLAELTAVLERRRSEDEEKERAVEALTLQLRELEAARAREPTPEQVQALRSELQLLRRTLHEVTQAVLADDPEPPAPAVSAPCPAVSPLRSLSASAAAAAVHTALSQRQLQLQEARSQVEVGREVAGSLRQELGMLEQRLEQMGAEAGSCRRAQEEAQREGLRLRAEVEGLRRELCRVEAALAEEQQRAGALQQEREQLRCCSEGLQDSRDEAARDAQAARQQLEHSQQQVQELEAQRARAQRELLEEREALSRALLEAELARCEQDALAEALGKAQASCGELAEARRAAEAEESRLRDALAKTSELAAGLARDKAELSLRLERQEQERERGRLRTRELCRELALLRARLERGPRPADQRQSLERARGEPRDNRRGLREELRELRGLHERLRHSLGQAVQEQSAAGEALARARAEQERLRAEQERLGRTQAALAQDGAGLAVRLAAAQRQDQHRDREAAGLRSEKEGLESSVFQLQQELAQLQARNQQLEAQGRTLTQAKEALEAELGVARRERAQELRERRQAVALAEAAAVTVALQSARDAHRDQLEHLQHEKEELEAERGRLVQEHEELVAELAAARQQCQSEKQQALALQQEERAALAGTLSGLQQSLDEAMAELEWRRREVSGHQEKEQGLAAELRSLRARAEEAALSHEREAQALRDQAAAAAKQRDSALREAEEARAQLRAGAEARAAARRELLEAQREARDSREGCDTERRRTQEAQRALDDAAREKETLQRSNEELRAALRRAEGERISLKRSGEDKEQRLALQEAAQAAAEREVSELRAALRGLERARLESRRELQELRRQVKELDSENSRRGRELGELQARVALEEQREQRNRREASGLRQKVAESEAGTEAARKELQQLQQRLAAAEQEFGRREQELSRSLEEARGNEKKLLADARNLQLKVEAARAEVAELGLRLSAAQGRAQGLEAELARGEEQRRATESRLGGLQATLRRTVAVARAKGGGPEGPGRPGSLPDPDADPEALRTALREFLRELQDAQREREELRVQLGSLGRRLAEAEAQRDSAGARAQQLQKLLDESEQGRRELSAARASRLLRDEILRNSQRECRELRDRLRTAERERRGAQEKLGELEEARQRLEVCESRSCRLELQRRALEAELGRARRALAERDAEVREARQRAEQLRSQLAQAESGSGPFPGSGSKGEAPGGSLLHERLLQLQNALVAGETDRRLLQEGLEEARQALAEVRREKGMLWAQLREQREPGMLQEPGMLREPRMPPEQGMPPEPSQDRQQEVREGRTPNSMNFDPMQDLWVPRREQEPPGRAGSTRLPAGPDLPTGSAEQDLGEAWKRIQVLRGQVSALEPRVRLLPEAPTELQRELERLRLGRGGLEEQIAMLKEQELQPHPTGT; encoded by the exons gaggaGAACCGgatcctgcagcaggagctgtcccGTGTTGAGGacctgctggcacagagccGGGCCGAGCGTGATGAGCTGGCCATCAAGTATAACGCCCTGAGTGAGCGG ctggagcagagcctgcagctggagccagaGGAAGCAGCTGAGAGCCGGAGCCTGGCTCAGCACAACATTGagctccggaggctgctggaggaggagcaggctgCTTACAAGAGGAAGCTCCAGGCCTACCAGGAGGGCCAGCAGCGCCAGGCCCAGCTGGTGCAGAAGCTCCAAGCCAAG GTTTTGCAGTACAAGAAGAAATGTGGGGaagtggagcagcagctgctggagaaggcgacagagctggagcaggagaggctGACG ATCCAGCTAGATGCCAGTGGCTCCCAGCCCGAGGAGGAGAGCAGCAACGAGCTGGAGAACGCCCTGATCCggctggaggaggagcagcagag gagcagcagcctggtgcAGGTGAACTCGATGCTGCGGGAGCAGCTGGAACAGGCCAACGTGGCCAACGCAGCGCTGAGTGAGGACATCCGGAAGCTCACAGCAGACTGGGCGCGGGCCCGGGATGAGCTGGAGCAGCGGGAGGCACAGTGGAGGCGCGAGGAGGAG TCCTTCAACACCTACTTCAGCAACGAGCACAGCCGGCTCCTGACCCTCTGGCGGCAGCTGGTTGCCTTCAGGCGCCACTTCGGGGACATGAAGGCCACCACCGAGAG GGACCTGGCGGAGCTGGGCCACGAGGTGTCCCAGACGGGCCGTGCTGCCCACGCCGCCTGCCTGCACCTGGCCGCCAACCTGCGGCTGGCCGAGAGCCAGGCGGGCGCGGCCCGGGAGCGACAGGAGCTGcgcctggagcagctggaggagcagctggcagCGAGGGCACGGGACGCGGATCTGGAGAAAGCCACCCTGGCAGCCAG GCTGGCGGAGCTGACGGCGGTTCTGGAGCGGCGCCGGAGCGAGGACGAGGAGAAGGAGCGGGCAGTGGAAGCGCTGACCCTGCAGCTGCGGGAGCTG GAGGCTGCGCGCGCCCGGGAACCGACGCCGGAGCAGGTTCAGGCTCTGcgctctgagctgcagctgctgcgcCGGACGCTGCATGAGGTCACCCAG gcagtgctggcgGATGACCCCGAGCCCCCCGCGCCTGCCGTGTCTGCGCCGTGTCCCGCTGTGTCCCCTCTCCGCAGCCTCTCTGCCAgtgccgccgctgctgctgtgcacacgGCCCTGAGCCAGcgccagctccagctgcag GAGGCCCGGAGCCAGGTGGAGGTGGGCCGGGAGGTGGCCGGAAGCCTgcggcaggagctgggaatgctggaacaACGACTGGAGCAGATGGGAGCTGAGGCCGGGAGCTGCCGGAGGGCTCAGGAGGAGGCGCAGCGGGAGGGGCTCCGGCTGCGTGCTGAGGTGGAGGGGCTGCGCAG GGAGCTGTGCCGTGTGGAGGCGGCactggcagaggagcagcagcgtGCGGGTGCCCTTCAGCAGGAGCGGGAGCAGCTGCGGTGCTGCAGTGAGGGACTGCAGGATTCCAGGGATGAGGCCGCCCGCGATGCCCAGGCTGCCcgccagcagctggagcacag ccagcagcaggtgcaggagctggaggcGCAGCGGGCACGGGCGCagcgggagctgctggaggagcgGGAGGCGCTGAGCCGGGCACTGCTGGAGGCGGAGCTGGCCCGGTGCGAGCAGGACGCACTGGCTGAGGCCCTGGGCAAG GCGCAGGCCAGCTGCGGGGAGCTGGCCGAAGCCCGGCGGGCAGCGGAGGCGGAGGAATCGCGGCTGCGGGACGCACTGGCCAAGACCAGCGAGCTGGCAGCCGGGCTGGCCCGGGACAAGGCGGAGCTGAGCCTACGGCTGGAGCGGCAGGAGCAggagcgggagcggggccggctGCGCACCCGGGAGCTGTGCCGGGAGCTGGCGCTGCTGCGGGCGCGGCTAGAGCGCGGTCCCCGGCCCGCGGACCAGCGGCAGAGCCTGGAGCGGGCGCGGGGGGAACCCCGGGACAACAGGCGGGGGCTGCGAGAGGAGCTGCGGGAGCTGCGCGGGCTCCACGAGCGACTGCGCCACAGTCTCGGCCAG gcagtgcaggagcagagcGCGGCGGGCGAGGCGCTGGCTCGGGCACGGGCGGAGCAGGAGCGGCTCCGGGCGGAGCAGGAGCGGCTGGGCCGGACACAGGCGGCGCTGGCCCAGGACGGGGCTGGACTGGCCGTGAGGCTCGCGGCTGCTCAGCGCCAGGACCAGCACCGCGACCGCGAGGCCGCCGGGCTCAG GTCAgagaaggaagggctggagagcagcGTGTTCCAACTGCAGCAGGAGTTGGCCCAGCTCCAGGCCCGCAATCAGCAGCTGGAGGCCCAAGGCCGGACACTGACCCAGGCCAAGGAGGCACTGGAGG CGGAGCTGGGCGTGGCCCGGCGGGAGCGGGCGCAGGAGCTGCGGGAGCGCCGCCAGGCGGTGGCGCTGGCCGAGGCGGCCGCGGTAACAGTGGCCCTGCAGAGTGCCCGCGATGCCCACCGGGACCAGCTCGAGCACCTCCAGCATGAGAAG gaggagctggaggctgAGCGGGGCCGGCTGGTGCAGGAGCACGAGGAGCTGGTGGCCGAGCTGGCGGCAGCAcggcagcagtgccagagcgAGAAGCAGCAG GCTCTGGcgctgcagcaggaggagcgGGCGGCCCTGGCGGGGACACTGTCTGgactccagcagagcctggacgAGGCCATGGCCGAGCTGGAGTGGCGGCGGCGAGAAGTCAGCGGTcaccaggaaaaggagcag GGCTTGGCCGCGGAGCTGCGCTCGCTGCGGGCGCGGGCGGAGGAGGCGGCGCTGAGCCACGAGCGGGAGGCGCAGGCGCTCCGTGACCAAGCGGCAGCGGCGGCCAAGCAGAGGGACAGTGCTCTGCGGGAG GCAGAGGAGGCGCGGGCGCAGCTGCGGGCGGGGGCGGAGGCacgggcggcggcgcggcgggagctgctggaggcGCAGCGAGAGGCCCGGGACAGCCGCGAGGGCTGCGACACCGAGCGGCGGAGGACGCAGGAGGCGCAGCGAGCCCTGGACGATGCGGCCCGAGAGAAGGAGACGCTGCAGCGCTCCAACGAGGAACTGCGGGCGGCCCTGCGGCGCGCCGAGGGAGAGCGCATCAG CCTGAAGCGCTCCGGGGAGGACAAGGAGCAGcggctggcactgcaggaggCGGCGCAGGCGGCGGCCGAGCGGGAGGTGTCGGAGCTGCGGGCAGCGCTGCGGGGTCTGGAGCGCGCCCGCCTCGAGAGCCGtcgggagctgcaggagctgcgcCGCCAG GTGAAGGAGCTGGACAGCGAGAACagccggcggggccgggagctgggggagctgcaggcGCGGGTGGCCCTGGAAGAGCAGCGGGAGCAGCGGAACCGCCGCGAAGCCTCCGGCCTCAGGCAGAAGGTGGCGGAGAGCGAGGCCGGCACCGAGGCTGCCAGGAAGGAG ctgcagcagcttcagcagcgTCTGGCGGCGGCGGAGCAGGAGTTCGGGCGGCgggagcaggagctgtcccGCAGCCTGGAGGAGGCGCGGGGCAATGAGAAGAAGTTGCTGGCGGACGCTCGGAACCTGCAGCTTAAGGTGGAGGCGGCGCGGGCCGAGGTGGCCGAGCTGGGGCTGCGGCTGAGCGCGGCTCAGggccgggcccaggggctgGAGGCGGAGCTGGCCCGGGGCGAGGAGCAGCGCAGGGCCACCGAGTCCCGCCTGGGTGGTCTCCAGGCCACCCTGCGCCGCACCGTGGCCGTCGCCAGGGCCAAGG GCGGGGGCCCGGAGGGGCCGGGCCGCCCCGGTTCTCTCCCGGATCCCGACGCTGATCCCGAGGCGCTGCGGACGGCGCTGCGGGAATTCCTGCGGGAACTGCAGGACGCGCAGCGGGAGCGG GAGGAGCTCCGGGTACAGCTGGGCAGCTTGGGCCGGCGCCTCgcagaggcagaggcacagCGGGACAGCGCCGGTGCCcgggcacagcagctccagaaaCTGCTGGACGAGAGCGAGCAAG GGCGGCGGGAGCTGAGCGCTGCCCGCGCCTCGCGGCTGCTGCGGGACGAGATCCTGCGGAATTCCCAGCGGGAATGCCGGGAGCTGCGGGACCGGCTGCGCACCGCAGAGAGGGAGCGCCGCGGGGCACAA GAGAAGCTGGGCGAGCTGGAGGAGGCGCGGCAGAGGCTGGAGGTGTGTGAGAGCCGGAGCTGCCgcctggagctgcagcggcGGGCGCTGGAGGCCGAGCtgggccgggcccggcgggcTCTGGCCGAGCGGGACGCGGAGGTGCGGGAGGCGCGGCAGCGAGCGGAGCAGCTCCGCTCACAG ctggctcaggcCGAGTCCGGCTCGGGGCCGTTCCCGGGGAGCGGCTCCAAGGGGGAAGCTCCGGGCGGGTCCCTGCTCCACGAgcggctcctgcagctccagaacGCGCTGGTCGCAGGCGAGACGGACCGGAGACTGCTCCAG gaggggctggaggaggcGCGGCAGGCGCTGGCGGAGGTGCGGCGGGAGAAGGGAATGCTGTGGGCGCAGCTGCGGGAGCAGCGGGAGCCGGGGATGCTGCAGGAGCCGGGAATGCTGCGGGAGCCGAGGATGCCACCAGAACAGGGAATGCCGCCAGAGCCCTCCCAGGACCGGCAGCAGGAGGTGAGGGAGGGTCGCACCCCAAACTCGATGAACTTTGACCCCATGCAGGACCTGTGGGTCCCCCGTAGA gagcaggagcctcCTGGCCGGGCTGGATCCACACGGCTCCCGGCAGGGCCGGATCTCCCCACGGGCTCGGCCGAGCAGGACCTGGGAGAGGCTTGGAAGCGCATCCAGGTGCTGCGG GGGCAGGTGTCGGCGCTGGAGCCCCGGGTGCGGCTGCTCCCTGAGGCGCCCACGGAGCTGCAGCGAGAGCTGGAGCGGCTCCGCCTCGGCCGCGGTGGCCTGGAGGAGCAG ATCGCGATGCtcaaggagcaggagctgcagccacaTCCCACCGGAACTTAG
- the MFAP2 gene encoding microfibrillar-associated protein 2, giving the protein MRAAELLVLCLPVLLVQGQFSRFEGITYPEPAQYSQYDQQAEIQDYYDYHDVTPRAPEEQFRYQSQQQSQQETVPAPTPAALPETEPTEPGPLDCREEQYPCTRLYSVHKPCKQCLNEICFYSLRRVYVINKEICVRTVCAHEELLRADLCRDKFSKCGVMATSGLCQTVGASCARSCGGC; this is encoded by the exons ATGAGAGCGGCggagctcctggtgctgtgTCTGCCAG TGCTCCTGGTGCAGGGACAGTTCAGCAGGTTCGAGGGCATCACCTATCCCGAGCCAgcccagtactcccagtacgATCAGCAGGCAG AAATTCAGGATTACTATGACTACCACG ATGTCACCCCCCGAGCCCCAGAGGAGCAGTTCCGGTACCAATCCCAACAGCAATCCCAGCAGGAAACCGTGCCGGCCCCGACCCCAG CTGCGCTGCCCGAGACGGAGCCCACGGAGCCGGGGCCGCTCG ACTGCCGGGAGGAGCAGTACCCCTGCACCCGGCTCTACTCTGTGCACAAGCCCTGCAAGCAGTGCCTGAACGAGATCTGCTTCTACAG CCTCCGCCGGGTGTACGTCATCAACAAGGAGATCTGCGTCCGCACCGTGTGCGCCCACGAAGAGCTGCTGCGAG CCGACCTGTGCCGGGACAAGTTCTCCAAGTGCGGGGTGATGGCCACGAGCGGCCTGTGCCAGACCGTGGGTGCATCCTGCGCCCGCAGCTGCGGCGGCTGCTGA